The DNA region ATTTGTCTTTAGATAACAATTTCATatctcttctcctttctctaAGATCATGTTTGCAGCACTATAAAACATACCCATATGATGAGGACCACGAGTTCAAACTGCAAATCAAACCTGCGCTGATCAGCCATTTCTACCAGAAGTAAGGAATCCAACTCTCTGAGCACACACTGCTTCATCATGTCCATACTCAGTGTCCCCTCAGATTCGTCCTCATTAAACTCTAAACAAGCAGACATTGTCGCTTTCAGGACTTTGTTAGCCTGTCATAGAATTCTCCTTTGATGGAAGTCTGCTCAGCCTCCCTCCATCTCTACATGGCTTAAAGACGTGATGTTTTCTTAAGCTTGAGACAGTTAAATACCCTTTGAGGGGTTCAAATGATAAATTTGTTACAAAGTGGCAACCGTTTATATCATTCTTTGGTGCCTTACAGAGGCTTCCTTCGGCTGTGTCATGTTACTGCCACTGACTCCATGCTGCCAACACGCAGTCCAGGGAATTtgcaaattttatttatttactcacctatttattctattttcctACTTCATTTTTACCCCGCAGCATCCCATTTAGTCTTTGCCTCTCTACTTATATGTTATGTTATCCTCATAATTAGCAGTGGGTCGGTGTACCATTGTTTGAGTGACGatttttaatttgtaatatGTGGAATTTGATGCATATGGCCAAACTCAGGGCTCACTTTCCTATTACTTCTGCCAGCAAATGGTGTTTCTAACACATGTGACTTctaagttttttattttatacctattaatttatttttatttacttatttgttCTCACTCttgttattattacttttatccTTCTCTCTCCAGTTGTTACAGGTTGTGGGAGGGGGTTGGATGGGgctattgttgctgttgttgtttgtaatgCCCTTTAACTACtgtaaaatttgaataaaaatatatttaaaaaaaagggtgaGACAGATGATAGGACTATTTTTGTGGTTGGATTTTACCATCCCACTCAAATTAGATTTTACCTGAGAAATCACAGCCACTGTtattaagaaaaatacacatttgtgtTACCTTGTCTCTGATATGAAATTTAAGTAACTTCCCTAAGCTGTTTGAAAAGAAGTGAATCAACTGTATTCAGATGTGTTTATGAGTATTGTTGTGCTCAGGGTGGTCAGAAACATGTCTGCTTCCACATTGTTTTCTAACTGCCCCCTTGTgatcaaatatcaaatacatcattgtgtttgtgtgtatgtattctATAGAGAGCATCCGGTTGTGTGGGGGGTCGAAGTGTCCAGTGGCCATGGTCCTCGTGAGGTCAGGACAGCCTTACAGCTCAGTGACAGACCACTGGTTGATCATGTCATCTTTGAAACAGGTGATCTTTACGCAtcacatcacatacagtatgcatccCACACAGCTGCAAATAGTAACTACCCCAGTTAAGTACAGATAACTTCTCTAACTGTTTAATTTTCAGATTACCCAAATGAAACAGTGAATGGGGACAGCGAGGATCCTGCCTTCTTCTCCACCATGGTGTGCTGCAGCCTTGTCAACTTTGCGTGAATTTACACAGAGCACAACTCAACCATATATGagatgtatattttcatttttgatacTTAAAGAACTTAAACAGCATCACAAATCTTACAGGAACCACTATAGGGATTTCTGTTAACATACTGTCTTTCTGTCAGATGTTTTGGACTAATAATTTTCAGTCTTACTGTATAGTTTGTGAGCCTCTTTAGTGGTTTTCTGATGACatgctgatttttcttttctgttcaaGATAATAGTTGAAAGAGATTTTGGTTAATTAGGCCAAAAAACTCCCAGTTTTAACcaagtgaaaacacaaatacagagacCACCGCTTGCAATGGTAATATTTCACAGCAatattttaataagaaaatTCAACATGTTGCAGGGCTATTCACACTGTTGGAGTGTCTGCTACTAAATTATTGGATTATTGGCTAAAccgttgttgttatttttttttacagcaaacaCTGTATGCACATCAAATTAATGAAGTCACTAATTCTCTTGAAACTCAGTTTAAATAATGTCTTTATGTTCACTCATTATTCATTAAAGATTTGATGACTTACaatatgagtgtgtttgtgtgtgcgtgcacatgtgCGTAAACATGCACACTGCGAGACCTCCTTCCTAGTTCCGCCTCCGCAGCAGGAACATGAGGAAGATGGCACTGAGTAAAATAGAGAGTGTGCACACAGTGGGAACAACGATCTCAGTTACCATCTCCATGTGGCTGGTCAAAGGGTCtgcaaagcacacacacatacacacattatcaACTCACCAGCATTATATAGTAGTTTAGACACTGCTTAGAAAGCGAGTTACGATGCTCAAGCACAGCACTCAAAGggttaatatgtttttttttttttcttgaatcaAATCATTGTTTATCGGATTTATGGTGAGCATGAGTGATTCCTTACCATGTATAAGTCTTAGAATATTGGCAGCAGTACTCCGCTGTTCctctaataaaaaaagagaaattactCAGAGTTGATTAACAACACTTTAACCCTTTGAGAACTGCATGCAGCTACTGGGGAATATTTCAGAAAGCAGCATTTGCAACGTAACCAGGCAACTGCAAAATTACAATCttctgaaactgtttttattattagcaGTCATCAACAGGTAAATCATGTTCCTAAACCTCAGGTTgaagttttcttttacagtttCACTGGTATTATGAGATCTGGTCAAATTTATTATCCTGCTTTGTGAAATCCCCATGAGCAGAAGTCCACAGATAGGCTTTATGCTTATTGAGTTTTTGTCAAAGCTGCTGTGAAATCAAAAGGCCAAAAATTAGATGTAAGCACACTGGTAAAACTTTCATTAAATAAGTAGTTGCACACTGCATACAAAAGAGTACAAGCTGGTTTTAGAGGCATGTCTCGGTGTTAAACTGCAGAAGCCTAACTTTGTTAGTCAGACTTAAAACCACACAAtcacaaagcaacaaaaaaaaacccattacaTAAATGGAAGACATTGTACCCTCAAGTTCTAAACTTCATCATGCACTGGCCAAACCTTTGGCATTTCTGCATGTTCCTGGGATTTTCTTCTAGCTGGAGGGGCAAACAAAGAAGATATCTCAGATATTCAGATACAGATTTTGTCTGCCAGGTCTTGTATTTCCACCATTATTATTTAACTAATaatttgttcatgtgttttctgaGGTACTTAAAGAACCGcaacacattttcaaatcaaattataatttttgatctcatttttgcttgaaaactattttttaGTATTTAGCTCAGAATCTTTATTTGTTTACCCCAGCTAGTTGTTCACCTCTGATCTCTAATACTGTTAACAGGGGATGTCAGGGACGTTATAGACAAACTTACCTGCAGCTAGGAGCTGGTTGCTAGAAGAGCAGCTCTCAACAGCCTTCCTCCTCCAGTTTTCAACCTGTGCGGATGAACAATGCAGGCACATATCATCACTGATCTTTTTGTGTGGCACAGTAGAGCATTAACCAATTAATGCAAAAATGTCTTGATTTCTGAAGAAGTGAGAATATCTGTATACATCTCTGgaaatttataattaaaaatcCTCCAGATGGAGAAGGATTAGAAGCAGTTTATTACAGTGAGCACCCTAACTCTTACCTCTCTCTGATTGGGAAATCCATTGGAGCTGATGATGCGTTTGTAGAACTGAACAGAAGCTTTGGGATAGCGAGGCTTGTTTTTGTTCCTGAAGTCGACATAATACAAGCCAAACCTCTCGGAGTAGCCTTCATCCCACTCAAACTTGTCCAGCAGGGACCATGCAGTGTAGCCCTTCACATTGACTCCATCTTTGATAGCTGAGTGACAGCACAGAGATCAGAGAGTGGGCTGACTACAAAACTTGGGTTCGACTTGATACTAATGTGATccaaacaaaagaaatgcacaggtgcttgtgcatgtgtgagatcATTCACCTTTTAGCATCTCATCGATGTAGTCTTTATAATATTGTATCCTCCAGTCATCACACAGCTCTGTGCATAACATCTTCTCAGAGACTCCATTCTCAGTCACATAAATCATTGGGTTTCCATACTGTGTCTACATGGGAAGGAATCAATATGATACAATAAGTTGTTTTTATCTAATTTAACAAGGGTTGCAATGTGCTAAGATCCTTTCAGGTTTATAAAGTCACTACAGCATGGATTTATTACAAGCCATTCACTACTGTGCACCTTTAGTCACCTTAACAAAATTGAGCAGACGTCTAAAACCCCAAGGCACAGAGTAGAGCCACTCAGACCCGGGGTCAGGCCACCGTGGGTCGACCAGTTCAGCCAGGTCACGGTCAGTGAAgtagttgctgctgctgctacgaCCTAATGGGTTGTTCTTCTGGGTGATGTAGCGGGTGGTGAAATGGCCAATACCAAGGAAGTCACAAGTACCCTTGATGTAGCTCTTTTCTTGGGGGGAAAATGTGGGCAGTCGAGACGTCCCAAGGCCCTGCTGGACGCTCTTCCTTCCTGCACACATGATCAGGTAGTCATTAGTACATTTGTTAATAGCCGCTTTTTCATTTACACAATCCTCAGATTAACTGTTTAACTTGCCAATGAAGTCTTTCATCACTTGAGGGTAGTCTCCATGAAAGATCGGTGTGGCAAACCAGCCCATGTAGAACTGAACATAtctctctgctgcttcaatgTCTTTCTGGTTGGTGAGATCCACTGGCTCACCCCAATCCCCAGACAGAGAGATGCCAACGAGACCTGCAGATGTGCACAGCAGCCTTCAACACTCAGACAGACAGTACTGTTGAGAGACATGTATTGAATTAAGTCAACATGTTCCTAGAATATGACCATGTTTACCTTTTTGTTTTGCCCTCCACTGTGTATCATAAGTGTGCCAAACTTTAGCATGTGcctgtgaaaaaaatgttgtggATATGATTTACATTTCAGTTCAAAGTGGTCATTAATTGCTAAGTGTTTTTGATACTTTTACACTCTCTTACCTTAATAATGTGATGGGCAGCTCTATATGCTCCAGTTCCTCTCAGCTTCAGTCCAGGAGCATGCTCGCCTGTCTCATATCCTTCAACTGCAACGGACTGTGGTTGAGTAGAGTATTAGTGCAATTGTGGTACTTTCAGTAACAGTAACATGTTCAAGTTCTATGATCAAAAAACTACAAGACAGATGTTCTTGTGAAAACTGCAAGCCATTTATGCTGAACGTACCCAAGGATTGTTGAAGGTGATCCAATACTTTATTCGGTTGCCAAATCTTTCAAAGCACAGATTAGCATATTCATTGAAATGATTGACCATGCTTATATTCTGCCATCCACCGTATTTCTCTTGCAAGACCTAGAAAAGCAAAGATTTAAGCAACTCAGTAAAGAATAATAGTGCTGTAATGCAAAAATGTTGAGGATAAAGTCAAAgattataaatattttgtatACCAACCTGCGGAAGATCCCAATGATACAGAGTGACAACAGGAGTGATCTTGTTCTCCAGCAGTTGGTCAATCAGTTCATCATAGTACTGAATTCCTTTTTCGTTTATATGATCAGCTGCAAATGGTGTTAAAGTGGAGATAACTCCTCAGCTCCATAAATTAACAAAGTGAATCATGTGTATGTGGCCTGACTTAACATCAGTTACTCACACTTAATGCCAGTGGGGATGAGTCTAGGCCAGGAGATGGAGAAACGGTAGTGGTTAAGCTTCAGCTCCTTCATCAAAGAAATGTCATCCTGTACCACACACACAGCGGAGTAAAACATTTAGTTTTGCTTTTGCCCACTTTGTTGTCTCCATATCTCAAGCACACCTCATCTGATCGTCATACCTTGACTTTGTAGTAGCCTTCACAGGAGGAATCCCCGGTATCATTTTGTTGGATTTTGCCTTTCTTGTGACTGAAAACGTCCCAGATGCTCAGTCCTTTTCCATCCTTGTCCCAGGCTCCTTCTGTTTGATAGGCTGAACTGCCGGCACCCCACGAAAATCCTAATGAATACAACATTGGCAACAACCATTCAACCCAGCCTAAGATCATAATCTCactaatatacagtatctatCCCATTGAAGAGAAGACCAAGTTGTGTGTATAGGACTCATACCAGCTGGAAAAGTGCCATAATAGAAGGAGCCGTGGTTGTTCTTTGTCCAGTCGAAGTCCTCAGCCGCAGACAGACACAGCACCAACATAAACACATGGCACACACTGAATGCACAGCGGGGCAGCATGGTATTCCTGAGCCTGCAGCACAGTCACTGTCTGGTTCTGCTCCAGTTCTGCACATAGACAAGAACCATTCAACATCACCACTTGATCACTGACACACTCTTGGTCTggagcaactattttgatatctAAACATGCTTATAAATATCTTTATGGAAAATTGTCATCAAACAGTCTAGAAGCATCAAATGTGATGGACAACAGGGGGTCCCACG from Thunnus albacares chromosome 7, fThuAlb1.1, whole genome shotgun sequence includes:
- the lctlb gene encoding lactase-like b isoform X2 translates to MLPRCAFSVCHVFMLVLCLSAAEDFDWTKNNHGSFYYGTFPAGFSWGAGSSAYQTEGAWDKDGKGLSIWDVFSHKKGKIQQNDTGDSSCEGYYKVKDDISLMKELKLNHYRFSISWPRLIPTGIKSDHINEKGIQYYDELIDQLLENKITPVVTLYHWDLPQVLQEKYGGWQNISMVNHFNEYANLCFERFGNRIKYWITFNNPWSVAVEGYETGEHAPGLKLRGTGAYRAAHHIIKAHAKVWHTYDTQWRAKQKGLVGISLSGDWGEPVDLTNQKDIEAAERYVQFYMGWFATPIFHGDYPQVMKDFIGRKSVQQGLGTSRLPTFSPQEKSYIKGTCDFLGIGHFTTRYITQKNNPLGRSSSSNYFTDRDLAELVDPRWPDPGSEWLYSVPWGFRRLLNFVKTQYGNPMIYVTENGVSEKMLCTELCDDWRIQYYKDYIDEMLKAIKDGVNVKGYTAWSLLDKFEWDEGYSERFGLYYVDFRNKNKPRYPKASVQFYKRIISSNGFPNQREVENWRRKAVESCSSSNQLLAADPLTSHMEMVTEIVVPTVCTLSILLSAIFLMFLLRRRN
- the lctlb gene encoding lactase-like b isoform X1: MLPRCAFSVCHVFMLVLCLSAAEDFDWTKNNHGSFYYGTFPAGFSWGAGSSAYQTEGAWDKDGKGLSIWDVFSHKKGKIQQNDTGDSSCEGYYKVKDDISLMKELKLNHYRFSISWPRLIPTGIKSDHINEKGIQYYDELIDQLLENKITPVVTLYHWDLPQVLQEKYGGWQNISMVNHFNEYANLCFERFGNRIKYWITFNNPWSVAVEGYETGEHAPGLKLRGTGAYRAAHHIIKAHAKVWHTYDTQWRAKQKGLVGISLSGDWGEPVDLTNQKDIEAAERYVQFYMGWFATPIFHGDYPQVMKDFIGRKSVQQGLGTSRLPTFSPQEKSYIKGTCDFLGIGHFTTRYITQKNNPLGRSSSSNYFTDRDLAELVDPRWPDPGSEWLYSVPWGFRRLLNFVKTQYGNPMIYVTENGVSEKMLCTELCDDWRIQYYKDYIDEMLKAIKDGVNVKGYTAWSLLDKFEWDEGYSERFGLYYVDFRNKNKPRYPKASVQFYKRIISSNGFPNQREVENWRRKAVESCSSSNQLLAAEEQRSTAANILRLIHDPLTSHMEMVTEIVVPTVCTLSILLSAIFLMFLLRRRN